The following coding sequences lie in one Streptomyces venezuelae genomic window:
- the secE gene encoding preprotein translocase subunit SecE, with the protein MTDAVGSIDKPDAQDESTESKKKARKGGKRGKKGPFGRLALFYRQIIAELRKVVWPTRSQLTTYTTVVIVFVVIMIGLVTVIDYGFSHAVKYIFG; encoded by the coding sequence GTGACGGACGCCGTGGGCTCCATCGACAAGCCTGATGCCCAGGACGAGTCGACGGAGTCCAAGAAGAAGGCCCGCAAGGGCGGCAAGCGCGGTAAGAAGGGCCCCTTCGGCCGTCTCGCGCTCTTCTACCGTCAGATCATCGCGGAGCTCCGCAAGGTCGTCTGGCCGACTCGCAGCCAGCTCACGACCTACACCACAGTGGTGATTGTCTTCGTCGTCATCATGATCGGTCTCGTGACCGTGATTGACTATGGCTTCAGCCACGCTGTCAAGTACATCTTCGGCTGA
- the nusG gene encoding transcription termination/antitermination protein NusG, which yields MSDPNLNDAVEPREESAESVEDQLDIVEAADAEDPDQADAADAAAGEPAEEAAIHLEGDAEAVAESEEDETAAADVADEEDAEAAADEPEEEAEPVDPIVALRDELRTLPGEWYVIHTYAGYENRVKTNLEQRAVSLNVEDFIFQAEVPQEEVAQIKNGERKTIRQNKLPGYVLVRMDLTNESWGVVRNTPGVTGFVGNAYDPYPLTLDEIVKMLAPEAEEKAAREAAEAEGKPAPARKVEVQVLDFEVGDSVTVTDGPFATLQATINEINADSKKVKGLVEIFGRETPVELSFDQIQKN from the coding sequence GTGTCTGACCCGAACCTGAACGACGCCGTCGAGCCTCGCGAAGAGAGCGCGGAGTCCGTGGAGGACCAGCTCGACATCGTCGAGGCGGCGGACGCCGAGGACCCGGACCAGGCCGACGCTGCCGACGCCGCCGCGGGTGAGCCCGCCGAAGAGGCCGCCATCCACCTCGAGGGCGACGCCGAGGCCGTAGCGGAGTCCGAGGAGGACGAGACCGCTGCCGCCGACGTCGCCGACGAGGAGGACGCCGAGGCCGCCGCGGACGAGCCCGAGGAGGAGGCCGAGCCGGTCGACCCGATCGTGGCCCTCCGCGACGAGCTCCGCACCCTCCCCGGCGAGTGGTACGTCATCCACACCTACGCCGGTTACGAGAACCGCGTGAAGACCAACCTCGAGCAGCGTGCCGTCTCGCTGAACGTCGAGGACTTCATCTTCCAGGCCGAGGTGCCGCAGGAAGAGGTCGCGCAGATCAAGAACGGCGAGCGCAAGACCATCCGTCAGAACAAGCTCCCCGGCTACGTGCTGGTGCGCATGGACCTGACGAACGAGTCCTGGGGCGTCGTCCGCAACACGCCGGGCGTCACCGGCTTCGTCGGCAACGCCTACGACCCGTACCCGCTGACCCTGGACGAGATCGTCAAGATGCTCGCCCCGGAGGCCGAGGAGAAGGCCGCCCGCGAGGCCGCCGAGGCCGAGGGCAAGCCGGCTCCGGCCCGCAAGGTCGAGGTCCAGGTCCTGGACTTCGAGGTGGGCGACTCGGTCACCGTCACCGACGGTCCGTTCGCGACGCTGCAGGCGACGATCAACGAGATCAACGCCGACTCGAAGAAGGTCAAGGGCCTCGTCGAGATCTTCGGCCGCGAGACCCCGGTCGAGCTCAGCTTCGACCAGATCCAGAAGAACTGA
- the rplK gene encoding 50S ribosomal protein L11 encodes MPPKKKKVTGLIKLQIQAGAANPAPPVGPALGQHGVNIMEFCKAYNAATESQRGWVIPVEITVYEDRSFTFITKTPPAAKMILKAAGVEKGSGEPHKTKVAKVTEAQIREIAQTKMEDLNANDLDAASKIIAGTARSMGITVEG; translated from the coding sequence ATGCCTCCCAAGAAGAAGAAGGTCACGGGGCTTATCAAGCTCCAGATCCAGGCTGGTGCCGCCAACCCGGCCCCGCCGGTCGGCCCCGCGCTGGGCCAGCACGGCGTCAACATCATGGAGTTCTGCAAGGCCTACAACGCCGCGACCGAGTCGCAGCGTGGCTGGGTGATCCCGGTGGAGATCACGGTCTACGAAGACCGTTCCTTCACCTTCATCACCAAGACGCCGCCGGCCGCCAAGATGATCCTGAAGGCCGCTGGTGTCGAGAAGGGCTCCGGCGAGCCCCACAAGACCAAGGTCGCCAAGGTCACCGAGGCGCAGATCCGCGAGATCGCGCAGACCAAGATGGAAGACCTCAACGCCAACGACCTGGACGCCGCGTCGAAGATCATCGCCGGCACC